From Argopecten irradians isolate NY chromosome 2, Ai_NY, whole genome shotgun sequence, the proteins below share one genomic window:
- the LOC138314503 gene encoding twist-related protein-like, with protein sequence MVLTDLSMFTQQQLQGIRCSEHGSPPLDYSGHQARDIIVKQECQENYSKSRKNKRKRSEENNNVCDDVSKPFELYHDLESMSSSSSLSSAASLSPGSDCSTDIHCSKKARKSLSSKSSQQSVVDIQNQRVMANVRERQRTQSLNEGFSSLRKIIPTLPSDKLSKIQTLKLATRYIDFLYQVLRTDDSGDSSNKMATSCNYVTDDRLSYAFSAWRMEGAWSMPTH encoded by the coding sequence ATGGTTCTTACGGATCTCAGTATGTTCACTCAACAACAGCTCCAAGGGATCCGATGTTCCGAACATGGGTCACCACCTCTGGACTATTCCGGTCACCAAGCACGTGACATCATTGTCAAGCAAGAATGTCAGGAAAATTATTCGAAATCACGAAAAAACAAACGAAAGCGTTCAGAGGAAAACAACAATGTGTGTGACGACGTCAGTAAGCCATTTGAACTTTACCATGACCTAGAATCTATGTCATCTTCATCGTCCTTGTCATCGGCAGCATCTCTCTCGCCTGGTTCTGACTGCTCTACAGATATTCATTGTAGTAAAAAGGCGAGGAAATCGCTGTCATCTAAATCTTCACAACAAAGCGTGGTGGACATTCAAAATCAACGAGTGATGGCGAACGTTCGGGAGAGACAGAGGACACAGTCCCTAAATGAAGGGTTTTCTAGTCTGAGGAAAATCATCCCAACACTGCCCTCGGATAAGTTGAGTAAGATTCAGACACTAAAGCTTGCCACACGTTACATAGACTTTTTGTACCAAGTTTTGAGGACAGACGATTCAGGTGACAGCTCAAACAAGATGGCGACGTCGTGTAACTACGTGACGGATGATCGCCTTAGTTACGCCTTCTCGGCGTGGCGAATGGAGGGAGCTTGGTCCATGCCAACACACTGA